From one Rhodoferax sp. PAMC 29310 genomic stretch:
- the xth gene encoding exodeoxyribonuclease III, with the protein MKFSTWNVNSLTVRLPQVLDWLAANPVDVLVLQELKMTDDKFPVEAFMQAGYHAQWFGQKTYNGVALLSRTPAENVVKNIPGFDDDMARVITGDVNGVRVIGGYFPNGQEPGSDKFEYKMNWLKGLRDWVRTELVTHPNLVLMGDYNITFDDADVWDPVGLQDTIHCTEEERYHLRALIALGLHDAYRLFPQEDKSFSWWDYRDFGFRRNRGMRIDHILISDALKPLATSCIIDKTPRKNERPSDHTPVVVDIQLS; encoded by the coding sequence ATGAAATTTTCCACCTGGAATGTCAACTCTCTGACGGTTCGCCTGCCCCAAGTTCTTGACTGGCTGGCCGCGAACCCGGTCGATGTACTGGTACTGCAAGAACTCAAAATGACGGACGACAAGTTTCCGGTAGAAGCGTTCATGCAAGCCGGTTACCACGCTCAATGGTTTGGCCAGAAAACCTACAACGGCGTCGCGCTGCTGTCGCGCACACCTGCCGAAAACGTCGTCAAGAACATTCCTGGTTTTGATGACGACATGGCCCGGGTCATCACTGGCGACGTGAATGGCGTGCGGGTCATTGGCGGTTACTTCCCGAACGGCCAGGAGCCCGGCAGCGACAAGTTCGAGTACAAGATGAACTGGCTCAAAGGCCTGCGCGACTGGGTGCGCACTGAATTGGTCACCCACCCGAACCTCGTGTTGATGGGCGACTACAACATCACCTTTGATGACGCCGACGTCTGGGACCCGGTCGGCTTGCAAGACACCATTCATTGCACCGAAGAAGAGCGTTACCACCTGCGCGCCCTGATCGCACTGGGTTTGCACGACGCCTACCGATTGTTCCCCCAAGAGGACAAGAGCTTCTCCTGGTGGGATTACCGCGACTTCGGTTTTCGCCGCAACCGGGGCATGCGCATTGACCACATCCTGATCAGCGACGCGCTTAAACCGCTGGCGACCAGTTGCATCATTGACAAAACGCCACGCAAAAACGAACGCCCCAGCGACCACACACCTGTCGTGGTGGATATTCAGCTGTCTTAG
- a CDS encoding alpha/beta fold hydrolase encodes MKITVNGHDTYCYTGGKAFDAAKPTAIFIHGVLNDHSVWALQTRYLANHGWNVLALDLPGHCRSAGDPPATVEAAADFVLALMDAAGLKQAALVGHSFGSLIALETAARGPERVTQLVLVGVAFPMKVAPALLANSLNEPMKALTMVNVFSRATLAPPPSALGPGTWVYGASMALGRRVLASNTRVNLFHTGFLACDSYTHGEEAMAQVSCPVLFLLGSMDQMAHPKAAQGLIRLAKNAQVVQLPGGHHQMNETPEPMLAALVKFLKP; translated from the coding sequence ATGAAGATCACCGTTAACGGACACGACACCTATTGCTACACCGGCGGCAAGGCCTTTGACGCCGCCAAACCCACGGCAATCTTCATTCACGGCGTTTTGAATGACCACAGCGTCTGGGCGCTGCAAACCCGCTACCTGGCCAACCACGGCTGGAACGTGCTGGCGTTGGATCTGCCGGGCCACTGCCGCAGCGCGGGCGATCCACCCGCCACGGTAGAAGCCGCTGCAGACTTCGTGTTGGCGCTGATGGACGCGGCCGGGCTCAAGCAAGCCGCCTTGGTGGGCCACAGCTTTGGGTCATTGATCGCACTGGAGACCGCTGCACGAGGGCCTGAACGGGTGACTCAGCTGGTGCTGGTGGGCGTCGCTTTCCCCATGAAGGTGGCACCGGCCTTGCTGGCCAACTCGCTCAACGAGCCCATGAAAGCCTTGACGATGGTGAATGTGTTTTCGCGCGCCACGCTGGCACCGCCGCCGTCCGCGCTGGGGCCAGGCACTTGGGTATACGGCGCGTCCATGGCGCTGGGGCGCAGGGTACTGGCCAGCAACACCCGCGTGAACTTGTTTCACACCGGGTTTTTGGCTTGCGACAGCTACACCCATGGCGAAGAAGCTATGGCTCAAGTGAGCTGCCCGGTGCTGTTTTTGCTGGGCAGCATGGACCAGATGGCGCATCCCAAGGCAGCTCAGGGCCTGATCAGGCTGGCCAAGAATGCGCAGGTGGTGCAACTGCCGGGGGGCCATCACCAGATGAATGAGACGCCAGAACCGATGTTGGCGGCCTTGGTGAAGTTTTTGAAGCCGTAA
- a CDS encoding sugar MFS transporter: protein MAHFLLLVVIYIAFVSLGLPDGVLGVAWPAMRADFGQPLAAVGLITIVMTVCGAFSAIFSGRVIARWGTGVVVMLSGLLTGLALLGFSWAPSFWWLLALATLLGLGAGAVDTGLNHFVAKHYSSRHMNWLHGFWGLGATMGPFVMGSALASNVGWTGGYRTIGLVQLSLAALLCVALPLWKRESPGESSDDTEQSSALAGFKPINPWALWLAPLTFLLYVAAEVGTALWAASILITSRQLDALTAGVWVSLFFASITAGRFGIGVVANRLGNRHLVRVGLCTAVAGATLFAIPVLPPPVSLFGLMLMGLGCAPVYPSLMHETARRFPPLTARRVIGRQLMFSYVGGSFMPAAFGVLATYAGLVWVMPVVVVLLLLLLAVTRPLDQQT, encoded by the coding sequence GTGGCGCATTTCCTGCTGCTCGTCGTCATCTATATCGCCTTTGTGAGCCTGGGCTTGCCCGATGGTGTGCTGGGCGTGGCCTGGCCGGCCATGCGGGCGGATTTTGGCCAGCCCCTCGCGGCGGTAGGCCTGATCACCATTGTGATGACAGTCTGCGGCGCCTTTTCCGCGATCTTCAGCGGGCGCGTCATCGCGCGCTGGGGCACGGGCGTGGTCGTCATGCTCAGTGGCCTGCTAACCGGGTTGGCGCTGCTGGGGTTTTCATGGGCGCCCTCGTTTTGGTGGTTGTTGGCGCTGGCCACCCTGCTCGGGCTGGGTGCAGGGGCCGTTGATACCGGGTTGAACCACTTTGTGGCCAAACACTACTCCTCGCGACACATGAACTGGTTGCATGGTTTTTGGGGCCTTGGCGCGACCATGGGGCCATTCGTCATGGGCTCGGCCTTGGCAAGCAACGTAGGCTGGACTGGCGGTTACCGCACCATAGGTCTCGTTCAACTGTCGTTGGCCGCGCTTTTATGTGTGGCGCTGCCACTTTGGAAGCGCGAAAGCCCTGGAGAATCCAGCGACGACACAGAACAGAGTAGTGCGCTGGCCGGCTTCAAACCCATCAATCCGTGGGCGTTATGGCTGGCGCCCCTCACCTTCCTCCTGTATGTCGCTGCCGAAGTGGGCACGGCCCTGTGGGCCGCCAGTATTCTGATCACGTCGCGCCAACTGGATGCGCTGACGGCTGGCGTGTGGGTGTCGCTGTTTTTTGCATCCATCACCGCTGGTCGTTTTGGCATCGGCGTGGTGGCAAACCGGCTGGGCAACCGACACTTGGTTCGAGTCGGTCTTTGCACCGCTGTGGCGGGCGCCACGCTTTTTGCCATTCCGGTGTTGCCGCCGCCTGTTTCGTTGTTTGGTCTGATGCTGATGGGCCTGGGATGCGCGCCGGTTTACCCCTCGCTAATGCACGAGACCGCCCGACGCTTCCCGCCGCTCACGGCGCGCCGGGTGATTGGCCGCCAACTGATGTTTTCTTACGTGGGAGGTTCCTTCATGCCGGCCGCCTTTGGCGTGCTGGCCACCTATGCGGGACTGGTTTGGGTGATGCCGGTCGTGGTGGTCTTGTTGCTACTTCTGTTGGCAGTCACCCGCCCCCTGGACCAACAGACTTAA
- a CDS encoding YihY family inner membrane protein, whose translation MNFPTPPTLTWPQRLEVLLSDLTHFPWQSTAQTLRARFREDRLGLTASSLTFTTTIALVPFFTVALAVFTAFPMFGKFQQVLHQWLLTSLIPDNIARQVLGYLTQFAGQASKLGAAGAVILFTSALALILTIDRTLNSIWRVRKPRHLGQRVLVYWSAMTLGPLLLGFSLSLTSFALTASKGVVGFMPGAYQVLLDGLQFALVAGGMAALYHYVPNTQVKWGHALSGGLFVSAGFLLAKKALSLYLSNVPTYSVVYGTFATVPILLIWIYVAWVIVLLGAVIAAYLPSLLSGVPPRARSHGFQFQLALESLQQLESVRGTAAKGLLLQDLATLLRVDTLQLEPVLETLCDLDWTGRLDEEDADHTSRYILLANPDTTLLAPLLNILLLHQDEVTHNLWEKSLWPSLVLRDAL comes from the coding sequence ATGAATTTCCCCACTCCGCCGACACTGACTTGGCCCCAGCGCCTGGAAGTCTTGTTGAGTGATTTGACCCATTTTCCGTGGCAAAGCACCGCGCAAACGCTTCGCGCCCGCTTTCGGGAGGACCGACTCGGGCTGACCGCGAGTAGCTTGACCTTCACGACCACCATTGCGCTGGTTCCATTTTTCACGGTCGCGCTGGCCGTGTTCACTGCCTTTCCCATGTTTGGCAAGTTTCAGCAGGTGTTGCACCAGTGGTTGCTGACCAGCCTGATCCCCGACAATATCGCGCGCCAAGTCCTGGGATACCTGACCCAGTTTGCCGGCCAGGCCAGCAAACTGGGGGCCGCAGGCGCTGTGATTTTGTTCACCTCGGCGCTGGCATTGATTTTGACGATTGACCGCACGCTCAACAGCATTTGGCGGGTGCGCAAACCCCGTCATTTGGGACAACGGGTGCTGGTGTATTGGTCCGCCATGACGTTGGGACCCTTGTTGTTGGGGTTTAGTTTGAGCCTGACCTCCTTTGCCCTGACCGCGTCCAAAGGGGTGGTGGGCTTCATGCCCGGGGCTTATCAAGTGTTGCTTGACGGTTTGCAATTCGCCCTGGTGGCGGGCGGCATGGCCGCGCTTTACCACTATGTTCCCAACACCCAGGTGAAGTGGGGCCACGCACTGTCAGGTGGCCTGTTTGTCTCCGCCGGATTTTTGCTGGCCAAGAAGGCGCTGTCTTTGTACTTGAGCAATGTGCCCACCTACTCGGTGGTCTACGGCACCTTTGCCACGGTGCCCATTTTGCTGATCTGGATCTATGTGGCCTGGGTGATTGTGTTGCTGGGCGCGGTGATTGCGGCCTATTTGCCCAGCCTGCTGTCCGGCGTGCCACCACGCGCCCGTTCTCATGGGTTTCAGTTTCAACTGGCGCTGGAGTCCTTGCAACAACTGGAGTCAGTCCGAGGAACTGCGGCCAAAGGGTTGCTCCTCCAAGACCTTGCCACGTTGCTGCGAGTGGACACCTTGCAGCTTGAACCCGTGCTGGAAACCTTGTGCGACCTGGACTGGACCGGCCGTCTGGACGAAGAGGATGCGGACCACACCTCTCGCTACATCTTGCTGGCGAATCCGGACACCACTTTGCTGGCGCCCTTGCTCAACATCTTGTTGTTGCACCAGGATGAAGTCACCCACAATTTATGGGAAAAAAGCCTGTGGCCCTCGTTGGTGCTGAGGGATGCACTATAA
- a CDS encoding diguanylate cyclase has protein sequence MTNQNNRVRSLTTTLWVLLIVSIFTSAVLTQRSLARLADSREVVAHSLIVNKALTDLRTQVLDAETSQRGFLLSGRAPYLQPYYTALSQMRQSRGDLGIALSQDPATVSQLEGLDKAIAAKLQDLDRALSLKSEGRSTQSAESVLADSANQTMNAVRVALRGLETDQVVRTNLSQAGIKREIENYYLVLGASIAANLILLVGLVLRFRNAAIQSDASQRELDDRNNELSRLLATAARRNAHVQGLSELNRFLQSCADQAEAAGLLKQHLPPLMGATSGALYLADAVSEPLRQAFIWGEKLFIDSFGPEECWAARLRQPFLQPFKTGSASCAHLQSACASVTHDHHIQCLPLMAYGELLGIVVLEADKVSDSQESLEIEGNRRFALEQVGLSIGNLKLRESLRQASIRDVLTGLFNRRYFDESSQRELLRAVRQQAKGDYAGLALMMIDIDHFKRFNDEHGHEVGDQVLREVAQVLQAQTRGSDVAARYGGEEFIILLADITDKLAMERAERVRMAVEQLVLHVDGKSVGSITVSIGLAQFPAYGTKIESLLLASDKALYEAKSAGRNRVLQGT, from the coding sequence ATGACGAACCAAAATAACAGAGTAAGAAGCCTGACGACAACACTGTGGGTCCTGCTGATTGTGAGCATTTTCACCAGCGCAGTTCTAACCCAGCGCAGTCTGGCTCGTCTGGCTGACTCTCGCGAAGTCGTTGCACACTCTCTGATTGTGAACAAGGCCCTGACAGACCTGAGGACTCAAGTTCTGGACGCTGAAACCAGTCAGCGCGGTTTTCTTCTCAGCGGTCGTGCGCCGTATTTACAGCCTTACTACACGGCGTTGTCGCAAATGCGGCAATCACGTGGGGATCTCGGTATTGCGTTGAGTCAGGATCCGGCCACAGTTTCACAACTCGAGGGGCTGGACAAGGCGATTGCGGCCAAATTGCAGGACTTGGATCGTGCCTTGAGCCTCAAAAGTGAGGGGCGATCCACTCAATCGGCGGAGTCCGTCCTCGCGGATTCTGCCAACCAGACGATGAACGCTGTGCGAGTGGCTTTGCGTGGCCTGGAAACTGATCAAGTCGTGCGCACGAATTTATCGCAGGCTGGCATCAAGCGGGAAATCGAGAACTACTACCTGGTGCTGGGGGCGTCCATTGCCGCCAATTTGATTTTGCTGGTCGGCTTGGTCCTGCGCTTTCGAAACGCTGCCATCCAGTCAGATGCGTCCCAACGAGAGCTTGATGATCGCAACAACGAGTTGTCGCGGCTTCTTGCCACTGCGGCAAGGCGAAACGCCCATGTGCAGGGCTTGTCAGAGTTGAATCGCTTTCTGCAATCTTGCGCAGATCAGGCGGAAGCCGCAGGATTGCTCAAACAGCACCTGCCGCCCTTGATGGGAGCGACCAGCGGAGCACTCTACCTGGCAGATGCCGTGTCAGAACCCCTGCGCCAGGCGTTTATCTGGGGTGAGAAGTTATTTATCGACTCTTTTGGACCTGAAGAATGCTGGGCCGCTCGGCTACGGCAACCGTTCCTTCAACCATTCAAAACAGGCTCTGCTTCATGCGCGCATCTACAGTCGGCCTGCGCGAGTGTCACCCATGACCACCATATTCAATGCCTGCCCTTAATGGCTTACGGTGAGCTGCTGGGTATTGTTGTTTTGGAGGCAGACAAGGTGAGCGACTCGCAGGAGAGCCTGGAAATTGAGGGCAACCGGCGTTTTGCGCTCGAACAGGTTGGACTGTCGATTGGCAATCTGAAATTACGTGAATCACTTCGCCAGGCTTCCATACGGGATGTCCTGACTGGCCTGTTCAACCGTCGTTACTTTGACGAGTCGTCCCAGCGCGAGTTGCTGCGGGCCGTTCGACAACAGGCCAAGGGCGATTACGCCGGGTTGGCATTGATGATGATAGATATTGATCATTTCAAGCGCTTCAATGACGAACATGGCCATGAGGTAGGTGACCAAGTCCTGCGCGAAGTGGCGCAGGTACTACAGGCCCAGACACGTGGCAGCGACGTTGCGGCGCGCTACGGGGGGGAAGAGTTCATCATCTTGCTGGCAGACATCACGGACAAGCTGGCGATGGAGCGCGCCGAGCGGGTGCGAATGGCCGTTGAACAATTGGTACTTCATGTCGATGGCAAGAGTGTTGGCAGCATCACGGTATCAATTGGGTTGGCGCAGTTTCCAGCGTACGGCACGAAGATTGAGTCGCTCCTGCTTGCGTCAGACAAGGCACTGTATGAAGCGAAAAGCGCGGGGCGCAACCGGGTATTGCAGGGCACCTGA
- a CDS encoding FAD-binding oxidoreductase: MQTLLTELTRIVGAAHVLTEGDLSAWEQDWRQRSRGKALAVVRPGSTDEVAQVVKACAAHLSQHRGCGLSLVPQGGNTGLVVGSTPDTTGQQIVLSLQRMNAVRRLDADNLTVTVEAGCILQKLQEQAQAAKLLFPLSLAAEGTCTIGGNLSTNAGGTQVLRYGNTRELCLGLEVVTAQGEVWHGLSGLRKDNTGYDLRDLFIGSEGTLGIITAATLKVYPLPCARLTAWAAVPSLAAAVQLLGLAHRHLSAGLTGFEVMGQFALSLVSKHFPDMRVPFQQTSAFCVLLENSDHESEAHARALFEQLLETALESGCVTDAVVAENLTQAKQLWHIRESIPLAQSKEGLNIKHDISLPVSAIPEFVTATDALLEAAFPGVRLVNFGHLGDGNLHYNVQAPVGVDAAAFLRTQEEQVNTLVFDSVTRFNGSISAEHGVGSLKVDHLTHYKSPVALQLMRAIKAGLDPHNLLNPGRVIRP, encoded by the coding sequence ATGCAAACCCTGCTGACTGAACTCACCCGCATTGTGGGTGCTGCCCATGTCCTGACTGAGGGCGATCTGAGCGCGTGGGAGCAAGATTGGCGCCAACGCAGTCGTGGCAAGGCGCTGGCCGTGGTTCGCCCCGGTTCAACCGACGAAGTCGCCCAGGTGGTGAAAGCATGCGCCGCGCACCTGAGTCAACACCGCGGCTGCGGTTTGAGCCTGGTGCCGCAAGGCGGAAACACTGGCTTGGTGGTCGGTTCCACGCCCGACACCACAGGGCAACAAATCGTACTCAGCCTGCAGCGCATGAATGCGGTACGCCGCCTGGACGCTGACAACCTGACCGTCACGGTCGAGGCCGGCTGCATCCTGCAAAAGCTGCAAGAGCAGGCCCAAGCTGCTAAGCTGTTGTTTCCGCTCAGTCTGGCGGCCGAAGGCACCTGCACCATCGGTGGCAACCTGAGCACCAACGCCGGCGGCACGCAGGTGCTGCGCTACGGGAACACCCGCGAGTTGTGCCTAGGGCTTGAAGTGGTAACAGCGCAAGGCGAGGTGTGGCACGGCCTCTCGGGACTGCGCAAAGACAATACCGGCTATGACCTGCGTGACTTGTTCATTGGCTCGGAAGGCACATTGGGCATCATCACAGCGGCCACGCTCAAGGTTTACCCCCTGCCCTGCGCCCGCCTCACCGCATGGGCTGCTGTGCCCTCTTTGGCAGCGGCGGTGCAGTTGCTGGGCCTGGCGCACCGACACTTGAGTGCCGGACTCACTGGTTTTGAGGTGATGGGGCAGTTCGCACTGAGCTTGGTGAGCAAGCACTTTCCCGACATGCGGGTGCCATTTCAACAAACATCTGCGTTTTGCGTCCTGCTGGAAAACTCCGACCACGAATCCGAGGCGCATGCCCGGGCCTTGTTTGAGCAACTGCTGGAAACGGCTCTGGAGTCGGGGTGCGTCACAGACGCCGTGGTGGCCGAGAACCTGACGCAGGCCAAGCAGCTTTGGCACATTCGCGAGAGCATTCCCCTGGCCCAATCCAAAGAGGGCCTGAACATCAAACACGACATTTCATTACCCGTGTCCGCCATCCCGGAGTTCGTGACGGCGACCGACGCTTTGCTCGAAGCCGCTTTTCCCGGCGTGCGGCTGGTCAATTTTGGACATTTGGGCGACGGCAACCTGCATTACAACGTGCAAGCACCGGTTGGGGTGGACGCCGCGGCCTTCCTCAGAACACAGGAGGAGCAGGTCAACACGCTGGTGTTTGATTCGGTGACTCGCTTCAATGGCTCCATCTCTGCCGAGCACGGCGTGGGCAGTCTCAAGGTGGACCACCTCACGCATTACAAGTCACCCGTGGCATTGCAGCTCATGCGAGCCATCAAGGCGGGGCTGGACCCGCACAATCTGCTTAACCCCGGGCGAGTGATCCGCCCCTGA
- a CDS encoding DMT family transporter, which yields MITRPQLISLLALTLMWGVNWPMMKLSLSELTPMYFRAVTMSGGALWLFIYYRLRGLRMLPQGSEWKSIVTLALPNMLGWHAVSILGVKELASGRAAILGFTMPIWTVLIGVLFLGERLTRRVAFAAAAVGLAIALLISQEFTALAGRPLGIAWMEIAAVLWAIGTLMMRRARLTLPVETLIVWMMLLTSALLWVVAWVSEPFPQWQFSQPMWLSLAYGVIFNYGFAQIIWAGLARNLPPATSAMSIMAVPMVGTLSATLIMGEWPLWQDYVAMIFVMSAIAAVLLPSRTRAPTP from the coding sequence GTGATCACCCGCCCCCAGCTGATTTCCCTGCTGGCCCTCACGCTGATGTGGGGGGTGAACTGGCCCATGATGAAGCTCTCACTGAGCGAACTGACCCCGATGTATTTCCGCGCGGTCACCATGTCGGGCGGTGCGTTGTGGTTGTTCATCTATTACCGCCTGAGAGGTTTGCGCATGCTGCCCCAAGGCAGCGAGTGGAAATCCATCGTGACGCTGGCATTGCCCAATATGCTCGGCTGGCACGCGGTGTCGATTTTGGGCGTCAAGGAGCTCGCATCGGGGCGGGCCGCCATCCTGGGCTTTACCATGCCCATTTGGACCGTGCTGATCGGCGTTTTGTTTTTAGGCGAGCGACTCACACGCCGGGTGGCCTTTGCCGCCGCCGCTGTGGGTCTGGCGATTGCCCTTTTGATTTCTCAAGAGTTTACTGCGCTGGCGGGGCGCCCCTTGGGCATTGCCTGGATGGAAATCGCTGCCGTGCTGTGGGCGATTGGCACCTTGATGATGCGCCGGGCCCGGCTTACCCTGCCCGTCGAGACTCTGATTGTCTGGATGATGCTGTTGACCAGCGCGCTGTTGTGGGTCGTGGCCTGGGTGAGTGAGCCTTTTCCCCAATGGCAGTTTTCGCAGCCCATGTGGCTGAGTCTGGCCTATGGCGTTATCTTTAACTACGGTTTTGCCCAGATCATCTGGGCCGGCCTGGCCCGCAACCTGCCGCCGGCCACTAGCGCCATGAGTATCATGGCTGTGCCCATGGTGGGCACCTTGTCGGCCACGCTGATTATGGGTGAGTGGCCGCTGTGGCAGGATTACGTCGCCATGATCTTTGTGATGAGTGCCATTGCAGCCGTGCTTTTACCCAGCCGAACCCGGGCCCCAACGCCATGA
- a CDS encoding dihydrofolate reductase: MKLNLIFARTANGVIGLNNAMPWHLPEDLAHFKRQTLGCPVIMGRKTWDSLPPRFRPLPGRLNIVLSRQPAWQADGALRASTLTEACSQCPADSDVWVIGGAEVYVQALPMATKVVVTEIDATFEGDAFAPELGAEWVETSRDRQVSAAGLGFSFVTYERTTPV; the protein is encoded by the coding sequence ATGAAACTGAACCTGATTTTCGCCCGAACCGCCAACGGTGTCATCGGCCTGAACAACGCCATGCCCTGGCATTTGCCCGAAGACCTGGCGCACTTCAAACGCCAGACTCTGGGTTGCCCCGTCATCATGGGCCGAAAAACATGGGACTCATTGCCCCCCCGTTTTCGACCCCTGCCGGGTCGCTTGAACATTGTGCTCAGCCGCCAGCCTGCCTGGCAGGCAGACGGCGCCCTGCGCGCCAGCACATTGACCGAAGCTTGTTCGCAATGCCCCGCCGACAGCGATGTCTGGGTCATTGGCGGCGCTGAGGTTTATGTGCAAGCCTTGCCAATGGCCACCAAAGTAGTCGTTACCGAGATTGACGCCACTTTTGAGGGCGACGCCTTCGCCCCCGAGTTGGGCGCAGAGTGGGTGGAAACAAGCCGTGACCGACAGGTGTCGGCTGCAGGTTTGGGCTTCAGCTTTGTGACCTACGAGCGAACGACACCCGTTTAA
- a CDS encoding thymidylate synthase, whose protein sequence is MSNTPAAHPIRSQYEDFMRHVDTHGVLKADRTGTGTKSVFGHQMRFDLNEGFPLVTTKKVHLRSIIQELLWFLTGSSNNNWLKERGVSIWDEWARPDGDLGPVYGVQWRSWPTPDGGQIDQIAEVIKTLKSNPDSRRIIVSAWNVAELDKMALMPCHAFFQFYVADGKLSCQLYQRSADIFLGVPFNIASYALLTHMMAQQCDLAVGDFIWTGGDCHIYSNHEEQVALQLSRAPMAYPTLNIKRRPASIFDYEYEDFEVMGYECHPAIKAPVAV, encoded by the coding sequence ATGTCAAACACCCCAGCAGCCCACCCCATTCGCAGCCAGTACGAAGATTTCATGCGCCATGTGGACACGCATGGCGTCCTCAAAGCCGACCGCACTGGCACAGGCACCAAGAGCGTGTTTGGCCACCAGATGCGTTTTGACTTGAATGAAGGCTTTCCACTGGTGACCACCAAAAAGGTGCACCTGCGCTCCATCATTCAAGAGTTGCTGTGGTTTCTCACAGGGTCCAGCAACAACAACTGGTTAAAAGAGCGCGGCGTGAGCATTTGGGACGAATGGGCCCGCCCCGATGGCGATTTGGGACCGGTTTATGGCGTTCAATGGCGCAGCTGGCCCACGCCAGACGGCGGCCAAATTGATCAGATCGCCGAGGTCATCAAAACCCTGAAAAGCAACCCCGACTCGCGCCGCATCATCGTCAGTGCCTGGAACGTGGCCGAGCTGGACAAAATGGCGCTCATGCCGTGCCACGCGTTCTTCCAGTTCTACGTGGCAGATGGCAAGCTGAGTTGCCAGCTTTACCAGCGCAGTGCCGACATTTTTCTGGGTGTACCCTTCAACATTGCCAGCTACGCCTTGCTCACCCACATGATGGCGCAGCAGTGTGATCTGGCCGTGGGCGACTTCATTTGGACGGGCGGCGACTGTCACATTTACAGCAACCATGAGGAGCAGGTCGCGCTACAACTCAGCCGGGCGCCCATGGCCTACCCAACACTGAACATCAAACGCCGCCCTGCCTCTATCTTTGACTACGAGTACGAAGATTTTGAAGTGATGGGCTATGAGTGCCACCCTGCCATTAAGGCCCCGGTGGCCGTGTGA
- a CDS encoding DUF2069 domain-containing protein produces MTSSLTPEQNIPSPQVALTRILAVGSLLGLIVLGLAWELVIAPIRPGGFLLAFKVLPLCFPLVGLLKNRMYTYRWVSLLVWLYFTEGAVRAYSDRAPGNYLAMIEVVLCLILFTACALHVRLRLRNAKSAQTDHANPAD; encoded by the coding sequence ATGACCTCGTCTCTCACTCCCGAACAAAACATTCCTTCTCCCCAAGTGGCCCTCACCCGAATACTGGCCGTGGGCAGCCTGCTGGGTCTCATTGTGCTGGGCCTTGCCTGGGAACTGGTGATCGCACCGATACGGCCCGGTGGCTTTTTGCTTGCATTCAAGGTGCTGCCGCTTTGCTTTCCACTGGTGGGGCTGCTCAAAAACCGCATGTACACCTACCGTTGGGTCAGCTTGCTGGTGTGGCTCTACTTCACAGAAGGAGCGGTTCGCGCCTATAGCGACCGGGCGCCCGGCAATTACCTGGCCATGATTGAAGTGGTGTTGTGTCTGATACTGTTTACCGCCTGCGCCCTGCACGTTCGCCTTCGCCTGAGAAACGCCAAATCTGCCCAAACTGACCATGCAAACCCTGCTGACTGA